A genomic stretch from Oscillospiraceae bacterium includes:
- a CDS encoding prephenate dehydratase domain-containing protein — MILQDKRTELDAIDAQIVDLMARRMGIIKEIGHFKAENKMPILDSERERQKLADLAKQAGPELAPITDALFSVILDLSRSAQNQIVAGESPIKNMIKKAIAATPTQFPTRPLVACQGVEGAYSQLAADRIFPSGSIMYFNTFDGVFAAVEQNLCQYGILPLENSTAGSVNRIYDLMMERHCYIVRSSRIKIDHCLLVNPGTKLSDIREIVSMEQAIAQSQHFLKDLKNVKVTPCANTAAASKLVRESGRNDIAALSSRSCAELYGLECLRESVQDQGNNYTRFICISKNLEIYPGANRTSMMMVLPNRKGSLYRILSRFNALGINLIKLESRPLANSDFEFMFYFDLDVSVYSDEFLRIFDDLTGAVAELKYLGSYTEVI; from the coding sequence ATGATTTTACAAGACAAACGAACCGAACTCGATGCAATCGACGCCCAAATTGTCGATCTGATGGCCCGGCGCATGGGCATCATCAAAGAAATCGGGCATTTTAAAGCCGAAAACAAGATGCCGATTCTCGACTCCGAACGCGAACGCCAGAAGCTGGCTGATCTGGCCAAACAGGCCGGTCCCGAGCTTGCACCGATCACCGATGCGCTGTTCTCGGTGATACTCGACCTCAGCCGTTCGGCGCAGAATCAAATTGTTGCGGGTGAGTCGCCGATTAAAAATATGATTAAAAAGGCCATTGCCGCAACGCCGACTCAATTTCCGACCCGGCCGCTCGTTGCCTGTCAGGGGGTTGAAGGCGCTTATTCGCAGCTGGCCGCCGACCGCATTTTCCCGTCTGGCAGCATCATGTATTTCAACACCTTCGACGGCGTTTTTGCGGCGGTCGAACAAAACCTCTGCCAATACGGCATCCTGCCGCTCGAAAACAGCACCGCAGGTTCGGTCAACCGCATCTACGATCTGATGATGGAACGCCACTGCTACATTGTGCGCAGCAGCCGTATCAAAATCGACCACTGCCTGTTGGTCAATCCGGGCACAAAGCTCTCGGATATCCGCGAGATCGTCTCGATGGAACAAGCCATCGCTCAGAGCCAGCACTTTTTAAAAGACCTGAAAAACGTCAAGGTCACGCCCTGCGCCAACACGGCGGCGGCCTCGAAACTGGTGCGCGAATCCGGCCGAAACGACATCGCGGCGCTGTCTTCGCGCAGCTGTGCCGAACTCTACGGGCTCGAGTGCCTGCGCGAATCGGTGCAGGATCAGGGCAACAACTACACCCGCTTTATCTGTATCTCCAAAAACCTCGAGATTTACCCCGGCGCCAACCGCACCAGTATGATGATGGTGCTGCCCAACCGCAAGGGCTCGCTTTATCGGATTTTATCCCGTTTCAATGCCCTCGGCATCAATTTGATCAAATTGGAGAGCCGCCCGCTGGCCAACAGCGACTTCGAATTTATGTTCTATTTTGACCTCGACGTCTCGGTGTACTCCGACGAATTTTTACGGATTTTCGACGACCTGACCGGCGCGGTCGCGGAACTCAAATACCTGGGCAGTTATACCGAGGTGATCTAA
- a CDS encoding shikimate kinase, translating into MQRFGLIGRTLVHSFSPAIHSQIADYEYKLYPLEPDRVAEFVQTTDLDGFNVTIPYKKDVIPLCKEISVRAKAIGSVNTMLRLPDGGWYGDNTDYDGFTYQLGKDAEALKGKKALVLGSGGSSQTVQKVLNDCEIPFIVVSRSGENNYENISRHADAELIVNTTPVGMYPHNGTSPVDLSLFPNCRLVLDLIYNPAKTALLLQAESLRIPARNGLSMLVAQGVRAGELFLNKQLPETLIETITDAIRRRTLNVVLIGMPGCGKTTVANLLSELTGRKTADTDDLIRAKAGTEIPEIFAKHGEPYFRTLEAEALREVSKESGLIIATGGGIVKIPANLDLIRQNSVCIFLDTDLSKLDTAGRPLSISTGVEQLYAERLPLYKKWSDKTYHCEDLAQTAAQIKTDLSF; encoded by the coding sequence ATGCAACGGTTCGGTCTGATCGGACGGACCCTCGTCCACAGCTTTTCCCCCGCCATTCACAGCCAAATTGCCGATTACGAATATAAACTCTACCCTCTTGAGCCCGACAGAGTGGCTGAATTCGTTCAGACCACCGACCTCGACGGATTCAACGTGACCATCCCTTATAAAAAGGACGTCATTCCGCTGTGCAAAGAGATTTCGGTGCGCGCAAAAGCCATCGGCAGCGTCAATACAATGCTGCGCCTGCCCGACGGCGGGTGGTACGGCGACAACACCGATTACGACGGCTTTACTTATCAGCTCGGTAAAGACGCCGAAGCACTTAAGGGCAAAAAAGCGTTGGTGCTCGGCAGCGGCGGCTCATCGCAGACGGTTCAGAAGGTGCTTAACGACTGCGAAATTCCGTTTATCGTCGTTTCCCGCAGCGGTGAGAATAACTACGAAAACATATCCCGCCACGCCGACGCCGAATTGATCGTCAACACCACACCCGTCGGCATGTATCCGCATAACGGCACGTCTCCGGTCGATCTTTCGCTTTTCCCGAACTGCCGTCTTGTGCTCGATTTGATCTATAACCCCGCCAAAACCGCGCTGCTTTTGCAGGCCGAATCCTTACGCATTCCCGCCCGAAACGGCCTCTCGATGTTGGTCGCACAGGGGGTTCGCGCAGGTGAATTATTCTTAAACAAACAGTTGCCCGAAACCCTTATCGAGACCATCACCGACGCCATCCGCCGCCGGACCCTGAATGTCGTTTTAATCGGCATGCCCGGCTGCGGCAAAACCACTGTCGCCAATCTATTATCCGAACTGACCGGCCGCAAAACCGCCGATACCGACGATTTGATTCGGGCAAAAGCCGGTACGGAAATCCCCGAGATTTTCGCCAAACACGGCGAGCCGTATTTCCGAACCCTCGAGGCCGAAGCCCTGCGGGAAGTCAGCAAGGAAAGCGGCTTGATTATCGCGACGGGCGGCGGCATTGTCAAAATACCCGCAAACCTCGATCTGATCCGCCAAAACAGCGTCTGTATCTTCTTGGACACCGACCTTTCGAAACTGGACACCGCGGGGCGCCCGCTCTCCATCTCGACCGGTGTCGAACAGCTTTACGCCGAACGTCTGCCGTTATATAAAAAATGGAGCGACAAAACCTATCACTGCGAAGACCTTGCCCAAACCGCCGCCCAAATCAAAACCGATCTGTCATTCTGA